TCACCGGGGGTATAAAGCGAATCCGGCCGGAATATCAGTATCCGGTTCCACCAGGTCTTCTGGCCGGTCATGCCGGTTATGGTCAGGGCGTTCTGGGTCTCGGTCTGCTTCATGTCGGCGCTGAAGGTCAGATATATCAGGCTGTTCCTGAAATTATCCGTGCTGCTGGCCGGCGGATATACGGCGATCACCGTCGGCGGAGTGGGGGGGGTCGGCGGCGGGGCCACCGGGTCGCTCTTTTTTCCGCAGCCCTGGACAATAACCGTTGCCACGGCTGCCAATAAAGCCAGGCTGATAAGTTTTTTCATCGCTTTTATCCTCATAAAATTATCATATGTTCCCCTCCTTAGTTAAGGAGAGAATAATAACTTGCCCCGGATAACAGTCAAGAAGCGCCAATCTCAGGAATTCTCACCCCGGGCGCCCCACTTTAACTTGGTCCTCAGGATATTGTAGAACGAAGAAGCCGCGGGTCTTGCTAAAAGCGCCTTTCTATCGGCCTTGGTGATGGTCAGTTTTTGGTCGTCCTTCAAACGGGCCACGGTCTGGCCGTCGGCCACCAGCACCGCCTCCTCGTTCTTGCCGTGGACCACCACCGTGATGGTCTTCTTCATGGAGACAATCATGGGCCGCAGGCTCAGGGTGTGGGGACAGATGGGGGTAAGGACGAAAGCATCCATGTCGGGCTCCACTATCGGACCCCCGGCCGACAGGGAGTAGGCGGTGGAGCCGGTGGGGGTGGCGATCAGCATGCCGTCGGCAAAATAGCGGCTGACCAGCTCATCGCCGATGGATACCGTCAGCTCCACCAGGCGGGTGGGCACCCGGATGTCGAAGTCGTTCAGGGCAAAAAATTCCGCATCGCCGCATCGGGCCTTGATGATGGCCCGCTCCTCTATCTGATACTGGCCCCGGACAACCTGCTCCATGCTCTGCTGGATATTGTCCTGTGAGATCTCGGTCAAAAACCCCAGGGAGCCCAGGTTGATTCCCAGCACCGGCTTCTGGGCGTCACCCATCAGCCTGACGGCCCTCAGCAGGGTGCCGTCGCCGCCCAGCACCAGCATCATATCGCAGCGGGCGGCCACCTGGGTTTCGTCGGCCATCTCGGCCTGGCTGATATCAAAACCCTTTTCGGCCAGGGCCGCTATGCCGTGGTCCTTGAGCCAGGCTGCCAGCTCCCGCACAATGCGCTCGGCCCCGGGCCGGTTCCGGTTGTAGATCAGACCGTAGGTTTTCATTACTTTTTCCTTATGACTAAGCGTTCCCCTTTTTAACCACCAAGACACCAAGCATTTTATTCCATATTCTATTGTCATCCTGAGCACCCTTCGAAGCAATGCTGGCTGTTGGATGACGGTAGCCACCCGTTCGGCCAGCGGGGCAGGATGCTTGGCTCAGGGTGACAAACCAAGGATCAATATTCTATCTGCTTGAAATCGTCCTGTTTATAGGCCTTGCTGCACCTGGTGCAGGTGATGGAAACAATATGCTCGGTCTGGGGCAGGCAGACCAGGGTGCCCTCGGCGTCCACCCGGGCGTTGTAACTCTTTTCGGAGACCATCAGAAAATCCCGGCCGCCGCAATCGCATTTATATTTGAACTCCATGTCAAAGCTCCCTCTCCACCGTCTGGACCACCAACTTGGTCACTTCGTCAATCGACCCCCTGACCCTGGCCCCGGCGGCCTGGAGGTGTCCGCCGCCCCCGAAGATGGCTGCCAGCCTATTTACGTCCACCCGGCCCTTGGAGCGGAAGGAGACCCGCACGATCCCGTTGCCCTGCTCCTTGAACAGCAGGCCCACTTCGGCCCCTTTGACCGAAAGCACATGGCTGACAAACTCCTCGCTGTCATTGATGTCAAATCGGTGCCTTCGGGCTATCTCCTGGGTCAGGGCCACCCAGGAAACCTTGCCGTTGGCGGCGGTCTTCAGGTCGGAGAATAGCTGCCCCAGCACCTTAAGGTGTCTCAGGGGCTGCTGGAAATAAAGCTGTTCCGATATCCAGGCCAGCTCGGCCCCGGACTCCATCAGCAGGGCGGCGCTTCGCAGGGTGGCCGGAGAGGTGTTGGAATAGCGGAAGCCGCCGGAGTCGGTCATGATTCCCGATAGCAGGATAGTGGCCTGTTCGGCGGTCAACTTGACTCCCAGTTTCTGGGAGATGCGGTAGATCAGCTCGCAGGTGGAGGAGGCCTCGGGGTCTATATATTGGATATGCCCGAAGCCGTCGTTGGAGACGTGATGGTCTATCACGATCAGCTCCATGGTGGCCGGGGTGATCAGCTCGGCCGCCTGGCCCAGGCGCTGGGGGTTGGCGCAGTCCACTACGCAGACCGCGGTGACGTCGGGGGCCTCCCTCTGGCCGGAGATGGACTCCCAGCCGGGCAGGAAACGGTACCTCTCCGGCACCGGGTCCTGGTTTATTATGCTCACCTGTTTGCCCATGGTTTTAAGCACCGAGGCCAGGGCCAGCTGGCTGGAGATGCTGTCTCCGTCGGGGTTGACATGGCTGGTGACCATTATCCGGCGGTGCTTTTCCAGGGCCTGGGCGATCTCACTGGCTGTCATCGGGCTTCTCTTTCGGGGTGATCTGGTTGAGCAGGCGGTCTATCTTGTCGCCGTAGGCTATGGACTCGTCCAGCCTGAAGGAGAGATCGGGGCAATAACGCAGGCGCAGCCGGCTGCCCATCTCCCGGCGGATGAAGCCCTTGGCGCTTTCCAGGCCCTTCAGGGATTCCTGCCGCTTGTCATCCTCCCCGAAGATGCTGACGAACACTTTGGCATAGCGCAGGTCATCGGTAAGGTCTACCCCGGTAACGGTGATGAACCCCAGGCGGGGGTCCTTGATGTGGTGGGAGATGATGTCGGACATCTCGCGTTTTATCACCTCGGCCACCTGAGAGGAACGTTTAAAATGCATAAAGTCAGCCTCCTAATACAATTCAACATTTTACCATACAGATTTGTGATTGCAAGAGAAAAATATAGAAAAAGACAACAAAGCTTTTGGCCGTGGCATAAAACCGCTTGACATCTCCATCAAGCTATCGGATAATAACTTCGGGCGGATCGCCCATGCGTCCCTATCCCATTATACGTATAGGAGGAAAAATGACCGATCAACTGACCGAAGTAACCACCACCGGCTGGGGCAAGAGGATCCTGAACTCGTTTATCGGGGTGCTGGTGGGGCTGGCCCTGTTCCTGATCTCCTTTATAGTGCTGTGGAGAACAGAGGGCCGGACCGATTTCGCCAAGCTGGCGCAGAAGGCCGTCATTGCATCGCCATCGTCGATAGACCAGAACGCCCAGGAACAGCTGGCCTCGGTCACCGGGCCGCTGGAGACCGTCGACCTGGTGGGCGATCCCGATTTCATCGCGCCGGGGAATTATCTGATCCTGACCCGCCGGGCCGAGATGTTCGCCTGGAGGGAACGGGTAAGCACCAAGACCCAGAAGAACACCGGAGGCAGCGAGACCACCACCAAGACCTACAGCTACGAAAAGGAATGGACCGAAAATCCGGAGAACTCGGGGGATTTCAAGCAGCCGGAGGGCCATGCCAACCCCCCGCCGGAAATTTCCTCCCGGACCTTCACGGCCAGACAGGCCCGGGCCGGGGTTTATGAATTGGATATGGGGCGTCTGAACCTGCCGCCGACCGAGCCCTTGGACCTGGGAGGCGGAAAGATCCTGTTGGAAAAGACCAAAGGATACAGCGCCACCGAAGAATATCTGTTTCAGGGGCAGGGTTCCTTGGCCCAGCCGCAGATCGGGGATACCCGGCTGTCGTTTTATGCCCTGCCATCCGGCCGGAGGGCCACCGTCTTCGGCAAGCTGTCCGGGGGGATGCTGGACCCCTATTTTTACAATGGCGAGAAAAGCTTCTACCGGGCTTTCCTGGGCAACAGGGACGAGGCCGTTGCCAAGCTCGGGCTGGAATATAAAACGGCCGGATGGATCGGCCGCATCATCGGGTTCCTGATGATGTGGATCGGGCTGCTGATGCTGACCGGCCCGCTGCACACCATTCTTGACGTTCTGCCGTTCCTGGGCTCGGCCAGCCGATTGGTGATCGGCCTGATAGCCTTTCCCGTCGCTTTGGTGCTGTCGGCTGTCACCATCGTTGTCTCCATGATCGCCCACAATATAATCGTTCTGCTGGTGGTGCTGGCCCTGATGGCCGGGCTGGCATTGTTTTTTAAATTAAAAAAGAAACCCCCGGCTCCGGCCATTGCTAAGTAAAGCCGGATATGACCTTGATTTAATGCTGCCGCCCGAAAACGGGCGGCAGCATTTTTTATTGACTTATGGGCGGTTTTGTAATATTCTTAACTGTTTATGCACTCAAAATCTTAGGTATTTTTTAATATGAGCAAACGATTCGATCCCATGGCAAACTACGGCCGGACCAAACAGTCGGTGGGTTACCTGCCGCGCCAGCAGGCCGACCAGCAGATCTACGACGCCCTGGGGTTCATGTCCGGGCTGGAGGTGCACCAGCAGCTTTACACCAAGCAAAAGCTGTTCTGCCGCTGTCCGGCCGGGATATTCCAGAAGCCGGAGGAATACCACGCCGAGCTGATCCGCCACATGCGGCCCACCCTATCGGAGCTGGGGGAGTACGACGGCACCGCCCTGATGGAGTTCAAGACCCGCAAGAACATCGTCTATCACATCAACAGCCGGACCGCCTGCACCTACGAGGTGGACGACACCCCGCCCTTTCCCCTGAACCGTGAGGCCCTGGACATCGCCATCCGCATCGCCCTGCTGTCCAAGCTGAACATCGTGG
The nucleotide sequence above comes from Candidatus Edwardsbacteria bacterium. Encoded proteins:
- a CDS encoding NAD(+)/NADH kinase, which encodes MKTYGLIYNRNRPGAERIVRELAAWLKDHGIAALAEKGFDISQAEMADETQVAARCDMMLVLGGDGTLLRAVRLMGDAQKPVLGINLGSLGFLTEISQDNIQQSMEQVVRGQYQIEERAIIKARCGDAEFFALNDFDIRVPTRLVELTVSIGDELVSRYFADGMLIATPTGSTAYSLSAGGPIVEPDMDAFVLTPICPHTLSLRPMIVSMKKTITVVVHGKNEEAVLVADGQTVARLKDDQKLTITKADRKALLARPAASSFYNILRTKLKWGARGENS
- a CDS encoding bifunctional oligoribonuclease/PAP phosphatase NrnA — translated: MTASEIAQALEKHRRIMVTSHVNPDGDSISSQLALASVLKTMGKQVSIINQDPVPERYRFLPGWESISGQREAPDVTAVCVVDCANPQRLGQAAELITPATMELIVIDHHVSNDGFGHIQYIDPEASSTCELIYRISQKLGVKLTAEQATILLSGIMTDSGGFRYSNTSPATLRSAALLMESGAELAWISEQLYFQQPLRHLKVLGQLFSDLKTAANGKVSWVALTQEIARRHRFDINDSEEFVSHVLSVKGAEVGLLFKEQGNGIVRVSFRSKGRVDVNRLAAIFGGGGHLQAAGARVRGSIDEVTKLVVQTVEREL
- the rbfA gene encoding 30S ribosome-binding factor RbfA produces the protein MHFKRSSQVAEVIKREMSDIISHHIKDPRLGFITVTGVDLTDDLRYAKVFVSIFGEDDKRQESLKGLESAKGFIRREMGSRLRLRYCPDLSFRLDESIAYGDKIDRLLNQITPKEKPDDSQ
- a CDS encoding TMEM43 family protein encodes the protein MTDQLTEVTTTGWGKRILNSFIGVLVGLALFLISFIVLWRTEGRTDFAKLAQKAVIASPSSIDQNAQEQLASVTGPLETVDLVGDPDFIAPGNYLILTRRAEMFAWRERVSTKTQKNTGGSETTTKTYSYEKEWTENPENSGDFKQPEGHANPPPEISSRTFTARQARAGVYELDMGRLNLPPTEPLDLGGGKILLEKTKGYSATEEYLFQGQGSLAQPQIGDTRLSFYALPSGRRATVFGKLSGGMLDPYFYNGEKSFYRAFLGNRDEAVAKLGLEYKTAGWIGRIIGFLMMWIGLLMLTGPLHTILDVLPFLGSASRLVIGLIAFPVALVLSAVTIVVSMIAHNIIVLLVVLALMAGLALFFKLKKKPPAPAIAK